The segment TCCGACTTCCCTATCCGGCAGGTGACGTGGGGGCCGGCGGAATACTGGATGGCATTGGTGAACAGTTCCGAGAGAACCAGCAGCACCAGATAGCGGGTGTCCTCGTCGTGTATCTGCTGTCCGTCGAGCCAGGAGCGCACCAGGCTCCGGCAGACCGGTACGGCCCGTTTCAGCGCCGGCATACGCAGCACCACGCGCTGCGCGGAGCCCCAGCAGTCGGCGGGGACCAGAGAGTTTCTCTCCTCGGGCCAGCCGGCGATATGCCGGGCGGTCACCATGACTTCGGCCGAATGCATTGTGGTGGGTAACATGACTACCCCTTTCGTACCTGCCTCATGGACTCCGATGCCGCTTTCGCCTCATGAGCACGCCGGCGCCATCGCTGGGTCCGTCCTGGCGGCCTTGGGAGTTCGGCGCGCCTCCGGTGTGTGCACCGGACCGCTTCCGCCCTCTTTCCCGTATTTATTCAAGCAGCGTGAGCGGCCGTCCGGGAAGGCGTATGATGCGGCATTGGTAGCGGCCGGGGATATCGCCGACGCGAAATACTATCACCATAAGAAAACCGTTGCGCATTATTCGGCAATGCCATTGATGAAAAGCCGTCGGGCGGGCGCCGGAAAGGAATGCGCGGCAAGAATGCGGAAGAAATGCTACCGCTTCCACGGCGCCGTGAACAGACGGACGCCCGGCGGGCTTCGGCTGCCCGCCGGGCGTACTGTGCCCCCGATGACCGGGGAATTACGGTGCCGTCAGTTCCAGGCCCAGCTGCTCGGCGATACCGGCGGTGAGGGCGGCCAGCGTCGGATGCTCCCACACGAAGTTCCGCGGGAGGTTCAGGTCGAAGGAGCGGTCGATGCGGGCCCGTAGCTCCATGGCCAGCAGCGAGTCGAATCCCAGGGATTTCAGCGGGGTCTGCGGGTCGAGCGAGCTCTTGCCCAGCCGCAGGATGTCGCGGACATGGCCCGCCAGATGCTCCTCCAGCGCCGCCCTCCGGGCCAGGCCGGGCGGCAGCGCGGTGAGCCGGGCCCGGATGTCCTCGGTGCCGTCGGGCGCCGGGGCTGCCTGCTCAGCCGGGACGTCGTCGGACAGCCCGCTGAAGAAGGGCAGATGGCGGCCGGCGGGCGGCAGCCAGGTGTCCGGCGGGCCGGGAAGCACCCCGGTCTGCACCCGCCGGTGCGCCAGCAGCGTCTGGAGCGCCGCCAGGCCCTGGTCGGTGGGGATGGTGCGGTAGCCGCGGCTGCTGAAGTCGGTGGCGACCCCGATCTCGCCCCACGGGCCCCAGTTGACGGCCAGCGTCGGCATGCCCTGCGCCGAAC is part of the Streptomyces platensis genome and harbors:
- a CDS encoding ATP-binding protein, whose amino-acid sequence is MLPTTMHSAEVMVTARHIAGWPEERNSLVPADCWGSAQRVVLRMPALKRAVPVCRSLVRSWLDGQQIHDEDTRYLVLLVLSELFTNAIQYSAGPHVTCRIGKSEDHLRIEVHDRGGTPSVPRMRRPGPSQEHGRGLELVAKSSAQWGRRVEADHSCTVWAAVPLAIGVRHGVAP